A section of the Bombus fervidus isolate BK054 chromosome 9, iyBomFerv1, whole genome shotgun sequence genome encodes:
- the LOC139991004 gene encoding erythroid differentiation-related factor 1 isoform X2, with protein sequence MSESTNTKLDTVNPMPVALPSDSSKKPVKSTAVVKYSVVQTPATYAQLQCNTDLNLPPSNWLSSSAESYGLQSVWSQTSGFSSFRMAHMFPDCVGEVDVVSDAENIKKLLKLPYNHGVISMVVHRIENTLLLDDFDIHKYLLRQAENDWEWLKKFFYEHIFQNLGDKEKRLFHKTNSRNTLQQRNLVSKFLYRSIVVADSKEQHTKPQLPVKTLKPCLPEPSQEEKVPDPNYNHNFARNIVWTFENIQMLIGTDMPIFGGQTHPCISLRLRDMTKPINVLTGIDYWLDNLMCNVPEVVMCYHLDGIVQKYELIKTEDLPNLDHSKFSPKVIRDVAQNILSFLKNNSTKAGHTYWLFKGKDDDVVKLYDLTSLCNDVSDEKGQNPFTVPVAMLLYRVARNMKYSSDYRRQQGTIRMLLRNCIQLLTKEKYPQIVTSAHFMLSDLYIPSDTDPASPALSDQSDEEDTQSESSINNENEKDLTDEIEEAAIKSLTLANIKEHAECEEPKYKPPPISGTIEERCLAALDHVYHGLECLQYFPIEDNSEDERKKEEEEEKKKRVYEENHLNMAKPFQAIPMPYISLKEDKKEVEVGVSSVNNSPIHKKKSKQKKVKKLEKIISKMDSHENEPKALLCKLKNETLPTWQAPQKSDNISWNVHLKTLLYEKASLIFAVLAENEYANRNYGASLRYMLAVLRCQKMLEIFCDIRNDKSISYLLGRAGDCCFMAVQDWCNVEKHRRDYEMKNEIEESIVEEIYRMEDIDMNIELLPQHLESLESTLVASYKCYEKALSLELMDMDRNNLLRRLGNIHNELGVLYMNQAGTRYQQENLAEETSTSSEEVRTLLTRSLTHLEAGVKAFETVHDEANLALLHSNTGRLMRLCAHMHVKQNTQERHFYNKALASYQKALQVLGSKKSNPVIWDTITWDLSTTLFTMATLLQDYPTTGCKTEEELEREVVDILQKALKHCDIETAGPRQPVYQFRAAIIQHRLASLYHRVYREYEPDADNIKRKTSLQLCKLYYDKAAKLLLALEQTTEFLTVQMERVALAEHQARCATTFNNKLKAYQNGLQLILQCRPIIDILCDKNNSQKQNAISNKVGKESIEEGKSNDEQKLIEDEESLVVLLEQRLQFILRSLTKLFVTKNSNSSKKESETLTNLYKQCYSKTLRPVTMSGFKLIQHIVQLLRELEKMLPPIET encoded by the exons atgtcaGAAAGTACGAATACCAAGCTTGATACG GTCAACCCTATGCCTGTGGCCTTACCATCTGATTCATCCAAGAAACCAGTCAAGTCAACCGCCGTTGTAAAATACTCGGTCGTCCAAACACCAGCAACTTATGCTCAATTACAATGCAACACAGACTTAAATTTGCCACCGAGCAACTGGCTCAGCAGTTCTGCAGAAAGTTACGGCCTGCAGAGTGTATGGTCTCAGACCTCTGGATTTTCTAGTTTTCGTATGGCACACATGTTCCCTGATTGCGTAGGGGAAGTTGATGTTGTGTCGGACGCAGAGAATATAAAGAAACTGTTGAAATTGCCTTACAATCACGGAGTCATATCGATGGTGGTACACAGAATAGAGAATACTTTGTTGCTAGATGACTTTGATATTCACAAGTACTTACTTAGACAAGCGGAAAACGATTGGGAATGGTTAAAGAAGTTTTTTTACGAGCATATTTTCCAGAATCTGGGAGATAAAGAAAAACGTCTGTTTCATAAGACGAACAGTAGAAATACTTTGCAACAAAGGAACCTAGTATCCAAATTTTTGTATCGCTCGATAGTAGTAGCAGACAGCAAAGAGCAACATACTAAGCCGCAGTTACCTGTGAAAACATTGAAGCCGTGCTTGCCAGAACCTTCTCAGGAAGAAAAAGTCCCAGATCCGAATTATAATCATAATTTTGCGAGAAATATCGTCTGGACCTTTGAGAACATACAGATGCTAATTGGTACTGATATGCCGATATTTGGAGGACAAACTCACCCATGTATAAGCCTCAGATTAAGAGATATGACTAAACCTATTAACGTGTTAACTGGTATAGATTATTGGCTGGACAATTTGATGTGTAATGTACCAGAAGTGGTAATGTGTTATCATTTGGACGGTATTGTACAAAagtatgaattaattaaaacagaaGATCTTCCTAATTTAGATCACTCTAAGTTCAGTCCCAAAGTTATCCGAGATGTAGCGCAGAATATTTTAAGTTTCTTAAAGAACAATTCGACCAAGGCTGGGCATACTTATTGGTTGTTCAAAGGCAAAGACGACGATGTTGTAAAGTTGTATGACTTAACTTCTTTGTGCAATGATGTATCGGATGAAAAGGGTCAGAATCCGTTTACTGTACCTGTTGCTATGTTACTATATAGAGTGGCCCGTAACATGAAATACTCTTCTGATTATCGTAGGCAGCAGGGTACTATTAGAATGCTATTAAGAAATTGCATACAATTATTGACTAAAGAAAAGTACCCACAGATTGTAACATCCGCACATTTTATGCTATCTGATTTGTATATACCATCTGATACCGATCCTGCTAGTCCAgcattgtcggatcagagtgacGAAGAGGATACGCAAAGTGAATCCAGTATAAACAACGAGAACGAGAAGGATTTAACGGACGAAATCGAAGAAGCTGCAATTAAATCTTTAACGTTAGCTAACA ttaAGGAGCACGCAGAATGCGAAGAACCTAAATATAAACCGCCACCAATTTCGGGCACCATCGAAGAAAGATGTTTAGCCGCTCTAGATCACGTTTATCACGGACTCGAATGTCTACAGTATTTTCCGATCGAAGATAATTCTGAAGATGAACggaagaaagaggaggaagaagaaaagaagaaaagagtatACGAAGAGAATCATTTAAATATGGCTAAACCTTTCCAGGCAATTCCTATGCCTTATATTTCCTTGAAAGAAGATAAGAAAGAAGTTGAGGTCGGAGTGAGTTCAGTAAACAATAGTCCTATACATAAAAAGAAATCCAAGCAAAAGAAGGTGAAGAaacttgaaaaaattatttcaaaaatggACTCTCACGAGAACGAACCAAAGGCACTGTTATGTAAGCTTAAAAATGAAACCTTACCTACATGGCAGGCACCTCAAAAAAGTGATAATATAAGTTGGAACGTTCATTTAAAGACATTATTATACGAAAAGGCTTCGTTGATTTTTGCCGTGCTCGCTGAAAATGAGTATGCCAATAGAAATTACGGAGCGTCGTTAAGATATATGTTAGCAGTCCTACGTTGTCAGAAGatgttggaaatattttgtgATATACGGAACGATAAATCAATAAGCTATTTATTGGGACGTGCTGGAGACTGTTGTTTTATGGCTGTACAAGACTGGTGTAATGTCGAGAAACACAGGAGAGATTACGAGATGAAgaatgaaattgaagaaaGCATTGTCGAGGAGATATATCGAATGGAAGATATAGACATGA ATATTGAATTATTGCCACAACATTTAGAAAGTTTAGAGTCTACCTTAGTAGCATCTTATAAATGCTATGAGAAAGCATTGTCGTTAGAACTGATGGATATGGATAGAAACAATCTTTTAAGGCGATTAGGAAACATTCATAACGAGTTAGGTGTACTTTACATGAATCAAGCTGGAA CACGGTACCAACAAGAGAATTTAGCGGAAGAAACGTCAACCTCTTCGGAAGAGGTAAGAACACTGCTTACACGGTCGCTAACTCATTTAGAAGCAGGCGTGAAAGCGTTCGAAACTGTCCATGACGAAGCAAATTTAGCACTTTTACATTCAAATACCGGAAGACTTATGCGACTTTGCGCACATATGCACGTTAAACAGAACACTCAAGAACGTCACTTTTACAATAAAGCGCTTGCAAGCTATCAGAAAGCTTTGCAAGTTTTAGGTTCGAAGAAGTCAAACCCCGTAATTTGGGATACTATTACATGGGATCTGTCCACTACTTTGTTCACTATGGCTACATTATTACAGGATTATCCTACAACTGGATGCAAA ACTGAAGAAGAATTAGAAAGGGAAGTCGTCGATATCCTACAGAAAGCTCTGAAGCATTGTGATATTGAAACTGCCGGGCCAAGGCAACCAGTATATCAATTTCGCGCTGCGATAATTCAACATCGACTCGCATCGTTGTATCATCGTGTGTATAGAGAATATGAACCGGATGCGGacaatattaaaagaaaaacaagctTGCAGCTTTGCAAGTTGTATTACGATAAAGCTGCGAAGCTTTTATTAGCTTTGGAGCAAACTACGGAGTTTTTGACGGTGCAGATGGAAAGAGTTGCTTTAGCTGAACATCAAGCGCGTT GTGCCACAAcctttaacaataaattaaaagcatATCAGAATGGTCTTCAGTTAATTCTACAATGTAGACCGATTATCGATATATTATGCGATAAAAACAATTCTCAGAAACAGAATGCTATTAGCAATAAGGTAGGGAAAGAAAGTATCGAGGAAGGAAAATCGAACGATGAACAGAAATTGATAGAGGATGAAGAAAGTCTAGTGGTATTGTTGGAACAACGATTACAATTTATCTTGCGATCTTTGACGAAATTATTCGTTACTAAGAATAGTAACAGTAGCAAAAAAGA GTCAGAAACACTTACCAATTTGTACAAACAGTGTTACAGTAAAACATTACGGCCGGTCACGATGTCTGGTTTCAAGTTAATACAGCATATTGTACAACTTTTACGGGAGTTGGAAAAGATGTTACCACCTATAGAAACTTGA
- the LOC139991004 gene encoding erythroid differentiation-related factor 1 isoform X1 encodes MADMSLRAIWFSVNPMPVALPSDSSKKPVKSTAVVKYSVVQTPATYAQLQCNTDLNLPPSNWLSSSAESYGLQSVWSQTSGFSSFRMAHMFPDCVGEVDVVSDAENIKKLLKLPYNHGVISMVVHRIENTLLLDDFDIHKYLLRQAENDWEWLKKFFYEHIFQNLGDKEKRLFHKTNSRNTLQQRNLVSKFLYRSIVVADSKEQHTKPQLPVKTLKPCLPEPSQEEKVPDPNYNHNFARNIVWTFENIQMLIGTDMPIFGGQTHPCISLRLRDMTKPINVLTGIDYWLDNLMCNVPEVVMCYHLDGIVQKYELIKTEDLPNLDHSKFSPKVIRDVAQNILSFLKNNSTKAGHTYWLFKGKDDDVVKLYDLTSLCNDVSDEKGQNPFTVPVAMLLYRVARNMKYSSDYRRQQGTIRMLLRNCIQLLTKEKYPQIVTSAHFMLSDLYIPSDTDPASPALSDQSDEEDTQSESSINNENEKDLTDEIEEAAIKSLTLANIKEHAECEEPKYKPPPISGTIEERCLAALDHVYHGLECLQYFPIEDNSEDERKKEEEEEKKKRVYEENHLNMAKPFQAIPMPYISLKEDKKEVEVGVSSVNNSPIHKKKSKQKKVKKLEKIISKMDSHENEPKALLCKLKNETLPTWQAPQKSDNISWNVHLKTLLYEKASLIFAVLAENEYANRNYGASLRYMLAVLRCQKMLEIFCDIRNDKSISYLLGRAGDCCFMAVQDWCNVEKHRRDYEMKNEIEESIVEEIYRMEDIDMNIELLPQHLESLESTLVASYKCYEKALSLELMDMDRNNLLRRLGNIHNELGVLYMNQAGTRYQQENLAEETSTSSEEVRTLLTRSLTHLEAGVKAFETVHDEANLALLHSNTGRLMRLCAHMHVKQNTQERHFYNKALASYQKALQVLGSKKSNPVIWDTITWDLSTTLFTMATLLQDYPTTGCKTEEELEREVVDILQKALKHCDIETAGPRQPVYQFRAAIIQHRLASLYHRVYREYEPDADNIKRKTSLQLCKLYYDKAAKLLLALEQTTEFLTVQMERVALAEHQARCATTFNNKLKAYQNGLQLILQCRPIIDILCDKNNSQKQNAISNKVGKESIEEGKSNDEQKLIEDEESLVVLLEQRLQFILRSLTKLFVTKNSNSSKKESETLTNLYKQCYSKTLRPVTMSGFKLIQHIVQLLRELEKMLPPIET; translated from the exons GTCAACCCTATGCCTGTGGCCTTACCATCTGATTCATCCAAGAAACCAGTCAAGTCAACCGCCGTTGTAAAATACTCGGTCGTCCAAACACCAGCAACTTATGCTCAATTACAATGCAACACAGACTTAAATTTGCCACCGAGCAACTGGCTCAGCAGTTCTGCAGAAAGTTACGGCCTGCAGAGTGTATGGTCTCAGACCTCTGGATTTTCTAGTTTTCGTATGGCACACATGTTCCCTGATTGCGTAGGGGAAGTTGATGTTGTGTCGGACGCAGAGAATATAAAGAAACTGTTGAAATTGCCTTACAATCACGGAGTCATATCGATGGTGGTACACAGAATAGAGAATACTTTGTTGCTAGATGACTTTGATATTCACAAGTACTTACTTAGACAAGCGGAAAACGATTGGGAATGGTTAAAGAAGTTTTTTTACGAGCATATTTTCCAGAATCTGGGAGATAAAGAAAAACGTCTGTTTCATAAGACGAACAGTAGAAATACTTTGCAACAAAGGAACCTAGTATCCAAATTTTTGTATCGCTCGATAGTAGTAGCAGACAGCAAAGAGCAACATACTAAGCCGCAGTTACCTGTGAAAACATTGAAGCCGTGCTTGCCAGAACCTTCTCAGGAAGAAAAAGTCCCAGATCCGAATTATAATCATAATTTTGCGAGAAATATCGTCTGGACCTTTGAGAACATACAGATGCTAATTGGTACTGATATGCCGATATTTGGAGGACAAACTCACCCATGTATAAGCCTCAGATTAAGAGATATGACTAAACCTATTAACGTGTTAACTGGTATAGATTATTGGCTGGACAATTTGATGTGTAATGTACCAGAAGTGGTAATGTGTTATCATTTGGACGGTATTGTACAAAagtatgaattaattaaaacagaaGATCTTCCTAATTTAGATCACTCTAAGTTCAGTCCCAAAGTTATCCGAGATGTAGCGCAGAATATTTTAAGTTTCTTAAAGAACAATTCGACCAAGGCTGGGCATACTTATTGGTTGTTCAAAGGCAAAGACGACGATGTTGTAAAGTTGTATGACTTAACTTCTTTGTGCAATGATGTATCGGATGAAAAGGGTCAGAATCCGTTTACTGTACCTGTTGCTATGTTACTATATAGAGTGGCCCGTAACATGAAATACTCTTCTGATTATCGTAGGCAGCAGGGTACTATTAGAATGCTATTAAGAAATTGCATACAATTATTGACTAAAGAAAAGTACCCACAGATTGTAACATCCGCACATTTTATGCTATCTGATTTGTATATACCATCTGATACCGATCCTGCTAGTCCAgcattgtcggatcagagtgacGAAGAGGATACGCAAAGTGAATCCAGTATAAACAACGAGAACGAGAAGGATTTAACGGACGAAATCGAAGAAGCTGCAATTAAATCTTTAACGTTAGCTAACA ttaAGGAGCACGCAGAATGCGAAGAACCTAAATATAAACCGCCACCAATTTCGGGCACCATCGAAGAAAGATGTTTAGCCGCTCTAGATCACGTTTATCACGGACTCGAATGTCTACAGTATTTTCCGATCGAAGATAATTCTGAAGATGAACggaagaaagaggaggaagaagaaaagaagaaaagagtatACGAAGAGAATCATTTAAATATGGCTAAACCTTTCCAGGCAATTCCTATGCCTTATATTTCCTTGAAAGAAGATAAGAAAGAAGTTGAGGTCGGAGTGAGTTCAGTAAACAATAGTCCTATACATAAAAAGAAATCCAAGCAAAAGAAGGTGAAGAaacttgaaaaaattatttcaaaaatggACTCTCACGAGAACGAACCAAAGGCACTGTTATGTAAGCTTAAAAATGAAACCTTACCTACATGGCAGGCACCTCAAAAAAGTGATAATATAAGTTGGAACGTTCATTTAAAGACATTATTATACGAAAAGGCTTCGTTGATTTTTGCCGTGCTCGCTGAAAATGAGTATGCCAATAGAAATTACGGAGCGTCGTTAAGATATATGTTAGCAGTCCTACGTTGTCAGAAGatgttggaaatattttgtgATATACGGAACGATAAATCAATAAGCTATTTATTGGGACGTGCTGGAGACTGTTGTTTTATGGCTGTACAAGACTGGTGTAATGTCGAGAAACACAGGAGAGATTACGAGATGAAgaatgaaattgaagaaaGCATTGTCGAGGAGATATATCGAATGGAAGATATAGACATGA ATATTGAATTATTGCCACAACATTTAGAAAGTTTAGAGTCTACCTTAGTAGCATCTTATAAATGCTATGAGAAAGCATTGTCGTTAGAACTGATGGATATGGATAGAAACAATCTTTTAAGGCGATTAGGAAACATTCATAACGAGTTAGGTGTACTTTACATGAATCAAGCTGGAA CACGGTACCAACAAGAGAATTTAGCGGAAGAAACGTCAACCTCTTCGGAAGAGGTAAGAACACTGCTTACACGGTCGCTAACTCATTTAGAAGCAGGCGTGAAAGCGTTCGAAACTGTCCATGACGAAGCAAATTTAGCACTTTTACATTCAAATACCGGAAGACTTATGCGACTTTGCGCACATATGCACGTTAAACAGAACACTCAAGAACGTCACTTTTACAATAAAGCGCTTGCAAGCTATCAGAAAGCTTTGCAAGTTTTAGGTTCGAAGAAGTCAAACCCCGTAATTTGGGATACTATTACATGGGATCTGTCCACTACTTTGTTCACTATGGCTACATTATTACAGGATTATCCTACAACTGGATGCAAA ACTGAAGAAGAATTAGAAAGGGAAGTCGTCGATATCCTACAGAAAGCTCTGAAGCATTGTGATATTGAAACTGCCGGGCCAAGGCAACCAGTATATCAATTTCGCGCTGCGATAATTCAACATCGACTCGCATCGTTGTATCATCGTGTGTATAGAGAATATGAACCGGATGCGGacaatattaaaagaaaaacaagctTGCAGCTTTGCAAGTTGTATTACGATAAAGCTGCGAAGCTTTTATTAGCTTTGGAGCAAACTACGGAGTTTTTGACGGTGCAGATGGAAAGAGTTGCTTTAGCTGAACATCAAGCGCGTT GTGCCACAAcctttaacaataaattaaaagcatATCAGAATGGTCTTCAGTTAATTCTACAATGTAGACCGATTATCGATATATTATGCGATAAAAACAATTCTCAGAAACAGAATGCTATTAGCAATAAGGTAGGGAAAGAAAGTATCGAGGAAGGAAAATCGAACGATGAACAGAAATTGATAGAGGATGAAGAAAGTCTAGTGGTATTGTTGGAACAACGATTACAATTTATCTTGCGATCTTTGACGAAATTATTCGTTACTAAGAATAGTAACAGTAGCAAAAAAGA GTCAGAAACACTTACCAATTTGTACAAACAGTGTTACAGTAAAACATTACGGCCGGTCACGATGTCTGGTTTCAAGTTAATACAGCATATTGTACAACTTTTACGGGAGTTGGAAAAGATGTTACCACCTATAGAAACTTGA
- the Arr1 gene encoding arrestin 1, translating to MVVNFKVFKKCSPNGKISLYLGKRDYIDYLSGIEPVDGVILLDQNYVDTGRKIWGQLVCSFRYGREEDEVMGLNFQKDLYLVSKQVFPTTKKTEDSLTRLQDRLLRKLGPNAIPFTFKFPQTAPSSVILQSGEDETGEPCGVTYYVKIYSGDTETDITHKRSTITMGIRKIQYAPTKQGRQPCTVVRKDFLLSPGDLELEVTLDKQLYHHGERIAVNVCVRNNSNKVVKKIKALVQQGIDVVIFQNGQFRTVIDAIETQDGCPISPGSNLTKVLYLKPELENNKHRRGIALDGGLKKEESELASSTLLVSPDVRDSFGIVVSYAVKVKLYLGALSGELSAELPFILMRPKPVDRIKVVNADNLEVEDTTEEKVKPISS from the coding sequence ATGGTGGTGAACTTCAAGGTGTTCAAGAAATGCTCGCCAAACGGCAAAATTTCGTTGTACCTGGGCAAACGAGACTACATCGACTATCTATCCGGAATCGAGCCAGTAGACGGTGTAATTCTTCTGGACCAAAACTACGTGGACACCGGTAGGAAAATATGGGGACAGCTGGTGTGCAGCTTTCGCTACGGTCGAGAAGAGGACGAGGTGATGGGCTTGAACTTCCAAAAGGATCTGTACCTGGTCTCGAAACAGGTGTTCCCAACGACCAAGAAAACGGAGGATAGCCTGACCAGGCTACAGGACCGACTGCTCCGAAAACTAGGACCAAACGCGATTCCGTTTACCTTCAAGTTCCCCCAGACGGCTCCGTCTAGCGTGATTCTGCAATCAGGAGAAGATGAAACAGGTGAACCTTGCGGAGTGACGTACTACGTCAAGATTTACTCTGGGGACACGGAGACCGATATTACTCATAAGAGAAGCACGATAACTATGGGCATCAGGAAGATTCAGTACGCACCGACGAAACAAGGTCGACAGCCTTGCACCGTCGTACGAAAGGATTTCTTACTCAGCCCTGGCGATCTAGAACTCGAGGTGACCCTGGACAAACAGCTGTACCATCACGGAGAGAgaatagcggtgaacgtatgcGTGAGGAACAACAGCAACAAGGTGGTGAAGAAGATCAAAGCGCTGGTACAGCAGGGTATCGACGTGGTGATTTTCCAAAATGGCCAGTTCAGAACGGTGATTGACGCGATAGAGACGCAGGACGGCTGTCCCATTAGCCCTGGCTCCAATTTAACCAAAGTTCTATATCTGAAGCCAGAATTGGAGAACAACAAGCATCGTAGAGGCATCGCTTTGGACGGAGGGttgaagaaggaagaaagcgAACTCGCATCGAGCACTTTGCTCGTTTCACCCGATGTCCGTGATTCCTTTGGCATTGTAGTTTCTTACGCTGTCAAGGTGAAGCTGTATTTAGGTGCACTGAGCGGAGAGCTCTCCGCGGAGCTGCCGTTCATTCTGATGCGACCGAAGCCCGTGGACCGGATCAAGGTGGTAAATGCGGACAACTTGGAGGTGGAGGACACTACGGAGGAGAAGGTGAAGCCGATCAGCAGCTAG